A single window of Xylocopilactobacillus apicola DNA harbors:
- a CDS encoding ABC transporter ATP-binding protein, whose amino-acid sequence MSNVVEVENLRKIYGKSKGELTIALKNVNFEVKQGEFVGIMGASGSGKSTLLNVLSTIDQPTAGSVLVNGEDVTKLKGNDLADFRAKQVGFIFQDFNLLENMTARENIALPLSLQSVNSSQIKERVNHIAEKLEIEDILNKYSTEISGGQKQRVAAARALITHPAILFGDEPTGALDSHSAHELLNTMSSLNESEQITILLVTHDPVAASYCSRILFIKDGEIGQELNKELQARSVFYQSILSVLSAE is encoded by the coding sequence ATGTCAAACGTTGTTGAAGTCGAAAATCTTCGTAAAATCTACGGAAAATCAAAGGGCGAGTTAACGATCGCGCTAAAAAATGTTAATTTTGAAGTAAAACAGGGTGAATTTGTGGGTATCATGGGTGCTTCAGGTTCTGGGAAGTCCACTTTACTTAATGTTTTATCGACCATTGATCAGCCCACTGCTGGCTCAGTTTTAGTAAATGGTGAAGACGTTACTAAGCTCAAGGGTAATGATTTAGCTGACTTTCGAGCTAAACAAGTCGGTTTTATTTTTCAAGATTTTAATTTGTTGGAAAATATGACGGCAAGGGAGAATATTGCTTTACCGTTATCATTGCAGTCAGTTAATAGCTCTCAAATTAAAGAGCGCGTGAACCATATTGCCGAAAAACTTGAGATTGAGGATATTTTAAACAAATATTCAACGGAAATTTCGGGCGGGCAAAAACAGCGCGTAGCCGCAGCCCGGGCCCTAATAACTCATCCAGCGATTTTATTTGGCGACGAACCAACGGGCGCCCTGGATTCGCATAGCGCCCATGAACTTTTAAATACCATGAGCTCTCTAAATGAAAGTGAACAAATTACAATTCTGTTGGTGACTCATGATCCCGTGGCAGCAAGTTATTGCTCGCGTATTCTGTTTATTAAAGACGGGGAGATTGGGCAAGAGCTTAATAAAGAGTTGCAAGCAAGATCAGTTTTTTATCAGTCAATTTTATCGGTTTTGAGTGCAGAATAG
- a CDS encoding FtsX-like permease family protein: MKFYLTLARNNLRQHEYIYLPFVIAMSFMMMVSIVMLNIALMGSKLFKNLGNHTGEIVFGLSSSVTMLMTLILACYANSFILRQRIQQLGLFSVIGFSKGEIAKMLGLENLLCLLTTLLTGIVTSVGFSRLGYLILARMLNLPSNTAFGLNFKAFEIASIMMVIIFAFLMILDFIWLKRHNPIQLVRAANSNEIEPRIRWFLLILGTLSLGSGYYLALTLKNPFRALIYFFLAVLLVIIGTYFLFMAGSIFVLKLLRRIPRYYYQPIHFVGLGNLLTRLKQNGAGLASITILLTMTMMTLSTTITFFSGSDQVVNSISPDDLKFTTTSNNDFRPLIENNAAKFGIRLGKLRRFTTTQGFKAELVGNSLRKESRNNYAVEATTIKSFNEFKSRKLQLRPNEIIICKQSGYPFKELKIGSNNYRVKEVFRQNALNEVIDPTIVYLVFANENIMKKEMEATFGIKSKDIGLVTMNFLTLNGTYKQKMALYRSLPSNLGVLSKPVVAKSANSLISGALFVGCLMSFAFVLATVLILYYKQLSEGYADAKRYQTLERVGLARKEIRKTINSQLLLVFYLPLVAASVHLAVSLPMLQRIITLFGFHDQKNLIIVTFCVLLIFALFYIMIYKLTTNVYYRIVTRRAIRRE; encoded by the coding sequence ATGAAATTCTACTTAACTTTAGCACGCAATAATTTGCGCCAACACGAATACATTTATTTGCCGTTTGTCATCGCTATGAGTTTTATGATGATGGTCAGTATTGTTATGCTTAATATTGCTTTGATGGGATCTAAACTTTTTAAAAATCTTGGTAATCATACAGGTGAAATTGTTTTTGGATTAAGCAGTTCAGTAACAATGCTGATGACTTTGATTTTGGCGTGCTATGCTAATTCATTTATTTTACGGCAACGGATCCAGCAATTAGGACTTTTTAGCGTGATTGGTTTTAGCAAGGGTGAAATCGCTAAAATGTTAGGCTTGGAGAATTTATTATGCCTTTTAACAACTCTTTTGACAGGGATTGTCACAAGTGTCGGTTTTTCGCGTTTAGGTTATTTGATTTTAGCCCGGATGTTGAATCTTCCTAGCAATACAGCCTTTGGTCTTAATTTTAAAGCGTTTGAGATTGCTTCAATTATGATGGTCATAATTTTCGCTTTTTTGATGATTTTGGACTTTATTTGGTTAAAACGTCATAATCCGATTCAATTGGTTCGTGCTGCCAATTCTAATGAAATTGAACCGCGGATTCGCTGGTTTTTATTAATTTTAGGGACACTAAGTTTAGGGAGCGGATATTATTTAGCCCTTACGTTAAAAAATCCTTTTAGAGCTTTAATTTACTTTTTCTTGGCAGTTTTGCTAGTAATTATTGGGACGTATTTTCTTTTTATGGCAGGAAGTATTTTCGTTTTAAAACTTCTAAGACGGATACCTCGCTATTATTATCAGCCAATTCATTTTGTGGGACTTGGAAATTTACTTACGCGTTTAAAGCAAAATGGAGCAGGGCTAGCTTCCATCACGATTTTGCTCACAATGACAATGATGACGTTATCTACGACCATAACTTTTTTTTCTGGCTCCGATCAAGTTGTTAACTCGATTAGTCCAGATGACCTCAAATTTACGACAACTTCCAATAATGATTTCCGACCGTTAATTGAGAATAATGCAGCTAAATTTGGAATTCGCCTAGGAAAGTTGCGTCGTTTTACGACTACGCAGGGATTTAAGGCAGAATTGGTAGGCAACAGTCTAAGAAAAGAATCAAGAAACAACTATGCAGTTGAAGCCACTACAATCAAAAGTTTTAATGAATTCAAAAGTCGAAAATTACAACTCCGCCCTAATGAGATCATAATTTGTAAACAATCAGGATATCCTTTTAAGGAGCTAAAAATTGGCAGTAATAATTATCGAGTTAAAGAAGTTTTCAGACAAAACGCACTTAATGAAGTGATCGATCCGACCATTGTATATCTGGTTTTCGCTAATGAAAATATTATGAAAAAAGAGATGGAGGCAACTTTCGGGATAAAATCTAAGGATATTGGCTTAGTCACGATGAATTTTTTGACACTTAATGGTACATACAAGCAAAAAATGGCGCTTTATCGGTCGCTTCCAAGCAATTTAGGCGTTCTTTCAAAACCGGTGGTAGCAAAAAGTGCCAATTCGCTTATAAGTGGAGCTTTGTTTGTTGGCTGTTTAATGAGTTTCGCATTTGTTTTAGCAACAGTATTAATTCTTTATTATAAACAATTAAGTGAAGGGTATGCAGATGCTAAACGTTATCAAACGCTTGAAAGAGTCGGTCTAGCTCGCAAAGAAATTAGAAAAACCATTAACAGTCAATTGTTATTAGTCTTCTATCTGCCGCTTGTTGCAGCTTCTGTTCACTTAGCAGTTTCTTTGCCGATGCTTCAGCGCATTATTACGCTTTTTGGTTTTCACGATCAAAAAAATTTAATCATTGTTACTTTTTGTGTTTTGCTGATTTTTGCACTTTTTTACATTATGATTTATAAACTTACAACCAATGTATATTATAGAATTGTTACAAGAAGAGCCATTCGTAGAGAATGA